GTGGGCGGCCATGAACTTTATGGCAATGCCGATGATGGGGATGGGTGTGTTCTCAGGGGGAATGATGGCAATTATGGGAGGTATCGTCGCCCATTTCGCCTATGGCGGAGTTATGGGCGCTATATATACGGGTGAAACCGCAGAGGAAGAAGCAGCTCCCGCTGCCGCGCCGGCGCCCGAACCCGAACCTGCTCCCAAGCCTGAACCCGTTCCTGAACCTGAACCTGCTCCCGAACCAGAGCCAATACCGGAGCCTGAGCCAACTCCAGAGCCGGAACCAACTCCTGAACCGGAAGCACCTTCCGAAACTCCTGCTGCAGAAGAATCAGCTCCTGAAGATGAAGGCGGCTCCGACGAAGGGGAAGAGTCGGAAGAAGGCGACGAAGAGAAAAAATCAGAATAGTATTAGTTGAAAGTCTATCTTTGTGCGGTCATCCGGCAGCTGCCGGATAACCCGCACTCGCACGTCATTGCCCGCCAGACATCAGTCGGGCTGGCGAGACCTGATGTATCAGGTCGAAGCAATCTCTCAATTGAAGGAACAAGTTTGTTCCAAGGGAGTCCTTTGTAACCTTCAGAACATGCCCTTACTTGCACATTTAATTCCCGGGCTTCTTTCGTGACTGAAAGAGTCCGCTGTCCATGGCCCACAAACGACCCCCAGATGATAGAGTATCACGACAAAGAGTGGGGTGTACCCGCCAAAGACGATAGGATTCAATTCGAACATCACCTGCTCGAAATATTTCAGGCAGGCTTAAGCTGGCGGACTATATTGCACCGCCGTGAAGAATTCCGAAATGCTTTTGCGGGTTTTGACCCTGCCAAAGTTGCAAAGTTCGGAGAAAAAGATGTACAAAAATTACTCAATAACGAAGGAATAATTCGTAATAATCTGAAAATTCGGGCAGCTATCAACAATGCGGGTAAATTTCTCAAGTTGGCTGAAACCCATGGCAGCTATTATGATTTTCTACTACAGTTTAAACCTAAACTAAAATCAGCGTTCAAAACCATTGCAGAAATGCCTGCGGAGACACCCGAATCCGCAGCGCTCTCTAAAGAACTCAAGTTGCTTGATTTTAAGTTCGTCGGTTCGATAACCTGTTACGCGCATATGCAGAGCGTGGGGATCGTCAACGACCATCTCGTGAGTTGTTTTCGCTATAGGGAGATCGAGAAGATGACTACCTGAGATTATCTTACACACTTCGTCTTTTGTCCCGAATACCCAAACCAAAATCCTCCGAGGGAATTCTCCGAAAGGAGTCCCTCGTGACCCTTGGAAGACGTTTCTCGTCAAGTGCGAGTCAGGGCTTGCCCTGACCGCTACTTTATAATCTTATTGGAAAACTCCCGCCGATGGCGGGACGAATCCCGCTGAAAGCGGGGCACCCCTAAATCCCATCTTCGATGGGATTCGTAGGGGAGGGTTTATTAACCCTCCCTTTAAACGGGCGGGTCCACAGACCCGCCCCTACATTGATACGGCCCAGTCCGGCTCAGCCGGGCCGTGGTGTGTGCCCTACCCGACAACGAGAGATAGAGGGAATTCGCCCGAATCGCCCTTGACGTTATGAAAGATGAAGTTGATTAACTAATTTAGTTTGTTATAAGTAATCCCTTCCTGATTTCCATTATCTCAAGTATCTTTAGAATAAGCCTAATAAATTAAGTCTTTCGGAAGGGAGATATGATATGACAGAATTAACCCAGATGAAGTGCGTTGCCTGCCGGCGCGATGCACCGACGGTGACCGAAGAAGAGATATCCGAGTTCAAACCGGAGATACCGGACTGGAATTTGCTTGAAGTCAAAGGTATCAAACGTCTTGAGAACGAATATAGATTCGATAACTTCGAAAAGGCGCTTGCTTTCACCAACAGGGTAGGGAATATAGCCGAAGAGGAGGGTCATCACCCTGCCATCCTAACCGAATGGGGCAGCGTGAAAGTCTCCTGGTGGACACATAAAATCAAAGGTCTTCACAAAAACGATTTTATAATGGCGTCTAAAACAGACCGGATATTTTCGGAATCATAAATTGAGCATCCATCCCGATACAAAGATCGGCCACATCCATCTGAAGGTATCGAATATAGATAAAGCTCTGTCCTTTTACTGCGATATTCTCGGCTTCAAACTGACTCAGCGGATAGGCGATCAGGCTGCGTTCATTTCAGCGGGCGGATATCATCATCATATAGGATTGAACACATGGGAAAGCAGGGACGGTACTCCTCCGCCAAACGGACATACGGGACTTTATCATACGGCAATACTCTTTCCGAACAGATTGGAGCTGGCAAAAGCTCTTAAAAAACTCATCGATGAAAAATATCCGCTTCAAGGCACAGCAGATCACGGAGTCTCAGAAGCTATCTACCTTGCCGATCCGGACGGAAACGGGGTTGAGCTTTACTCCGACAAACCACGTGATGAATGGCCAAGAAAACAAAACGGCGAATTGGATATGGTCACACTTCCTCTTGATATTGACGGGTTACTTGCAGAACTTAAGTAAGCAATAAAAATTTTTAAACATTTGTGTTGTGTCTGCCGATAAATATCTTAAGGAGCAATCATATGATTTCTGAAGAACATAAAAACCTTCTCTTCAAAGCCTCAATATTTTCCGGTCTCTCGCCCGAACAATTGACCAGCGTTCTCGATACAGTGAGAGAGGTCAGTTACGGTGAAGGCGAAATTATCATGAATGAAGGCGATGAAGGCGGAGAGTTGTTTGTGATTGTTGAGGGCAGCATTCAAATAGAAAAGAAAGCCGGTGATAATTTCACCATTAAAATTGCCCGCACGGAACAACGGGGGATGTTGATCGGCGAGATGTCTCTCATTGACATGAAACCGCGTTCCGCAACGGTTAGGGCGGACTCTCCTGTTACTTTATTAGGCCTAAAAAGAGAAGATCTGGCAGTGCTGTTTGACGAGGACCCTAAAGTTCTCGCTACCATATCTCTCAATATTGCCCGGTTGCTAAGCGACAGGCTACGCCATTCAAATGATATGTTTGCAGAGCTCTTCAGCCACTTTACGGCTTAAGAATCAGCTTTCCGATGTGCCTGTTCTCCTCCATCATCTCCTGAGCTTTTGCCGCATCCTCCAAAGGAAACGTACCCCCTATATACGGTTTTAACTTTCCGTTTGCCACAAGAACAAGCAGTTCTTTCATCTCCTCCATAGTGCCGAGATTCGTGCCCTTAATGCTCAAGTGTCTGAGATAGGTGAATTGAATGTTCAGGTTTGTTTCTCTTCCCGTCAGGATACCGCAGAGGAGCATTGTCCCGCCTTTCTTCAGAAGCTCCCAACTTGTAGTAAACGTCTCCGGTCCTACGTAATCCATTATCAGGTCCAATCCTGCAGGGGCGGTTTTCCTTATCTGAGCGGGAACATCATCTTCAAGGCGGTTAAACGCATAGTCAACCCCTAATTCTCTCATTATTTTCAGTTTTTCCTCGGAGTTGGCTGTTGCATAAACCGTTGCCCCCAGGTGTTTTGCGATTTGAATTGCAAGCGTACCCAGCCCTCCGGCGCCACCCCAAATGAAGAAAGATTGACCCTCTTTCAGCTCTCCGACC
The genomic region above belongs to Candidatus Neomarinimicrobiota bacterium and contains:
- a CDS encoding DNA-3-methyladenine glycosylase I, whose product is MTERVRCPWPTNDPQMIEYHDKEWGVPAKDDRIQFEHHLLEIFQAGLSWRTILHRREEFRNAFAGFDPAKVAKFGEKDVQKLLNNEGIIRNNLKIRAAINNAGKFLKLAETHGSYYDFLLQFKPKLKSAFKTIAEMPAETPESAALSKELKLLDFKFVGSITCYAHMQSVGIVNDHLVSCFRYREIEKMTT
- a CDS encoding 4a-hydroxytetrahydrobiopterin dehydratase, which translates into the protein MTELTQMKCVACRRDAPTVTEEEISEFKPEIPDWNLLEVKGIKRLENEYRFDNFEKALAFTNRVGNIAEEEGHHPAILTEWGSVKVSWWTHKIKGLHKNDFIMASKTDRIFSES
- a CDS encoding VOC family protein, whose amino-acid sequence is MSIHPDTKIGHIHLKVSNIDKALSFYCDILGFKLTQRIGDQAAFISAGGYHHHIGLNTWESRDGTPPPNGHTGLYHTAILFPNRLELAKALKKLIDEKYPLQGTADHGVSEAIYLADPDGNGVELYSDKPRDEWPRKQNGELDMVTLPLDIDGLLAELK
- a CDS encoding cyclic nucleotide-binding domain-containing protein, with the protein product MISEEHKNLLFKASIFSGLSPEQLTSVLDTVREVSYGEGEIIMNEGDEGGELFVIVEGSIQIEKKAGDNFTIKIARTEQRGMLIGEMSLIDMKPRSATVRADSPVTLLGLKREDLAVLFDEDPKVLATISLNIARLLSDRLRHSNDMFAELFSHFTA
- a CDS encoding zinc-binding dehydrogenase, yielding MKAITIPKHGGIEVLTIVNDYPTPSAGEGEVLVKIEATGLNRVDILVRQGYPGIEIELPHIPGGDIAGTVAETGSGVDSVDSSARVLVYPLVSCGECLLCLEGKRNLCLNWKYIGMHLKGGYAEYAVVPADNIVPIPDSVSYEDAIACSIAGLTAYHGIKTVGELKEGQSFFIWGGAGGLGTLAIQIAKHLGATVYATANSEEKLKIMRELGVDYAFNRLEDDVPAQIRKTAPAGLDLIMDYVGPETFTTSWELLKKGGTMLLCGILTGRETNLNIQFTYLRHLSIKGTNLGTMEEMKELLVLVANGKLKPYIGGTFPLEDAAKAQEMMEENRHIGKLILKP